A single window of Cellulomonas sp. NTE-D12 DNA harbors:
- a CDS encoding sugar ABC transporter substrate-binding protein — protein MSLHPRRRLRGAAVLAAGVVVGLALAACSSSGGSSGGSTSAGGAAGGSAALDAALSKGGELTYWTWTPSAKAQVAAFEQAYPNVKVNLVDTGGAGDNNTKLQNAIKAGSGAPDVVQVEYQSLLQFVLPKDLVDLTKYGFGDLKSKYSASTWGAVTGANGIWGLPQDSGPMALFYNKTVFDKYGLTVPKTWDDYIAEAKKLHAADPTKFFVNDTGDAGMTTSLIWQAGGRPFKSDGEKVSINLQDPGSKKFADMWNQLNEGGLLGNIPGWSDQWFKALGDGTIATLVTGGWMPGVFEASVPAGKGQWRVAPMPTFGSDTATAENGGSTEVVVKQSKNPELAAAFLRWLNSDPASVKVFLASGGFPATTADLESADFQGKTDDYFGGQQVNKVIVDSSKNVGTGWQYLPWQSYANSIFSDTVGKAFLNKSDINEGLKAWQDQNVTYGKAQGFTVTAG, from the coding sequence ATGTCCCTGCACCCCCGTCGCCGCCTGCGCGGCGCAGCCGTCCTCGCGGCTGGTGTCGTGGTCGGCCTCGCACTGGCCGCCTGCTCCTCCTCCGGTGGTTCGTCCGGCGGCAGCACGTCCGCCGGTGGCGCCGCTGGCGGCTCGGCCGCGCTGGACGCCGCCCTCTCCAAGGGTGGCGAGCTCACCTACTGGACGTGGACGCCGTCCGCCAAGGCGCAGGTCGCCGCCTTCGAGCAGGCGTACCCGAACGTCAAGGTGAACCTGGTGGACACCGGCGGTGCCGGCGACAACAACACCAAGCTGCAGAACGCGATCAAGGCAGGTTCCGGTGCGCCGGACGTGGTGCAGGTCGAGTACCAGTCGCTGCTGCAGTTCGTGCTGCCCAAGGACCTGGTCGACCTGACCAAGTACGGCTTCGGGGACCTGAAGAGCAAGTACTCGGCGTCGACGTGGGGCGCGGTCACCGGCGCCAACGGCATCTGGGGTCTGCCCCAGGACTCCGGACCGATGGCCCTCTTCTACAACAAGACGGTGTTCGACAAGTACGGCCTCACCGTGCCGAAGACGTGGGACGACTACATCGCCGAGGCGAAGAAGCTGCACGCGGCGGACCCGACCAAGTTCTTCGTCAACGACACCGGTGACGCGGGCATGACCACGTCGCTCATCTGGCAGGCCGGTGGCCGTCCGTTCAAGTCGGACGGCGAGAAGGTCTCCATCAACCTGCAGGACCCGGGCAGCAAGAAGTTCGCGGACATGTGGAACCAGCTCAACGAGGGTGGCCTGCTGGGCAACATCCCCGGCTGGAGCGACCAGTGGTTCAAGGCACTGGGTGACGGCACCATCGCCACGCTGGTCACCGGCGGCTGGATGCCCGGTGTGTTCGAGGCCAGCGTCCCGGCCGGCAAGGGCCAGTGGCGGGTGGCGCCGATGCCGACGTTCGGCAGCGACACCGCGACCGCGGAGAACGGCGGCTCGACGGAGGTCGTGGTCAAGCAGTCCAAGAACCCTGAGCTCGCCGCGGCGTTCCTGCGCTGGCTGAACTCCGACCCGGCCTCGGTGAAGGTGTTCCTCGCCTCCGGCGGCTTCCCGGCCACCACGGCGGACCTCGAGTCGGCCGACTTCCAGGGCAAGACCGACGACTACTTCGGTGGCCAGCAGGTCAACAAGGTGATCGTCGACTCGTCGAAGAACGTCGGCACCGGCTGGCAGTACCTGCCGTGGCAGTCGTACGCGAACAGCATCTTCAGCGACACCGTCGGCAAGGCGTTCCTGAACAAGTCCGACATCAACGAGGGCCTCAAGGCCTGGCAGGACCAGAACGTCACCTACGGCAAGGCGCAGGGCTTCACGGTGACGGCCGGCTGA